The Rathayibacter caricis DSM 15933 genomic sequence TGGCGGGCGCCGTCGACGAGCTGCGCGCCGCGGCCGACGGTCCGGCCGACGTGAGCATCGGAGTGGCGCACGCCCCCTACCAGCGCGTGCTCGACGACTTCGTCGCGCGCGGCGCCGAGCTGATCCTCGCCGGGCACACGCACGGCGGACAGGTCTGCGTGCCGGGATTCGGCGCCCTCGTCACCAACTGCGACATCCCCCGCGACAAGGTCTCCGGATTCACGACCTGGGACAACGGGCTGCGCAGCTCCTACCTCAACGTCTCGGCGGGCGTCGGCACCTCGATCTACGCGCCGGTGCGCTTCGCCTGCCGCCCCGAGGTGACGCTCGTGACCCTCGAGCCGGCGAGCTGAGTCGGAGCGCATCGCGGCCGTTCTTCCGGCTCGTGAATATCGGCTATCATTGACGAGGTTCGCCCGCGAGAGCGGTGCGAGCACTCCACCGGGGTGTGGCGCAGCTTGGTAGCGCGCCTCGTTCGGGACGAGGAGGTCGTGGGTTCGAATCCCGCTACCCCGACCGGTGAGAAGCCCGGCCAGGATCGATGATCCGGGCCGGGCTTCGTCGTTCCCGGGTCCTCCGGCGGTCGTGGGCGCGCCGCACAGGCGCTGTTCCGCGCACGGGCGGTCCTCTCGGAGGAACGCCGAGCAGACTGGGTCATTCCCGTCCGCCGCCGCATGCCACCGTCCCCGCAGGAGGAGCACCATGAGCCGGTCGCTCACCCGCCTCACCCTCGCCGTCGGCGCCCCGTACCTGGCAGCGCTGGCACTGGTCGCGTTCTGGCCCGTCCCCGTCGACTCGGGAGTACGGGGTGTGCTCGATCGTCTGCTGGCCGCACCCGCTCGTCACGGCCTGGGAGTGATCGACTACGACCTGATCGAGCGCGCCGCCAACGTCGCGCTGTTCGTCCCCCTGGGCGTCCTCGTCGCCCTGCATCTGCGGCCCCGCTGGGCCTGGCTCGCCGTCGTGATCGGAGCGGCGACGAGCGCCGTCATCGAGACGGGGCAGCTGCTGTTCCTGTCGGACCGCTTCGCCACCACCGACGACGTCGTGATGAACAGCCTCGGAGCGGCGATCGGCGCCGTGCTCGGTTCCGTCGTGCGCGCGGTTCTGCAGCACCGGGAGCGACTCGCACGGAGGGAGGACGATCTGCTCGTCCGCGCTCCGCTCCCCGGCCGCGTCTAAGCCGGTCGTCCGTTCCTGAACGAACGACGGCGCCGGCGGGCGGAGGCCGGTGCGACGCCGTGGCGTCGTCCGGGCTCCGCGCCTCCGGCGCCGATCGAGGTGTGCTGGTGCGTCAGCGGCCCAGGCCGCGGTACTCCCAGCCGGCGGCGCGCCAGTCGGCGGGGACCAGGCAGTTGCGCCCGTCGACGACGAAGCGGTTCGAGACCAGCTCGCCCGCGACGGCGGGGTCGATGGCGCGGAACTGCTTCCACTCGGTGACGACGACCACGGCATCGGCGCCGCGCAGGGCCTCGTCGACGTCGGTCGTGTAGGTGATGTCGGGGTACTTGCGCCGGGCGTTCTCGATCGCCTCGGGGTCGGTCGCGACGACGTTCGCGCCGAGGTCGTGGAAGCGACTGGCGACGTCGAGCGACGGCGAGTCGCGGGTGTCGTCGGACTCCGGCTTGAAGGCCAGACCGAGAACGGCGATCTTCTTCCCCTCGACCGAGCCGCCGAGGCCCTCGACGACGAGGTCGACGACGCGCTGACGACGGCGCAGGTTGATCGAGTCCACCTCGCGGAGGAACGCGACGGACTCGCCGACGCCGAGCTCGTCCGCGCGGGCGGAGAAGGCGCGGATGTCCTTGGGCAGGCAGCCGCCTCCGAAGCCGATCCCGGCGTTGAGGAAGCGACGGCCGATGCGAGCGTCGTAGCCGATGGCGTCGGCCAGCTGAGTCACGTCCGCTCCGGTCACCTCGGCGATCTCGGCGATCGCGTTGATGAACGAGATCTTGGTCGCGAGGAACGCGTTGGCCGAGACCTTGACGAGCTCGGCGGTCGCGTAGTCGGTGACGACGAGGGGGGTGTCGGCCGCCAGGGCGGTCGCGTACACCTCGTCGAGCACGCTCTTGGCGGCGGCTCCGGCCTCTCCCGAGGGCACCCCGTAGACGAGGCGGTCCGGGCTGATGGTGTCCTCGACGGCGAAGCCCTCGCGGAGGAACTCGGGGTTCCACACGAGCGACGCGCCGGTCGGGGCGATCATCTCGGCGAGACGGGCGGCCGTGCCGACCGGGACCGTCGACTTGCCGACGACGAGGGAGTCCGAGGTGAGGTGGGGCAGGAGGCCCTCGATCGCCGAGTCGACGAAGCGCATGTCGGCGGCGTTCGAACCCGCCTTCTGCGGGGTGCCGACGGCGACGAAGTGCACGGCCGCACCGGCGGCGTCGGCCGTGTTCGTCGAGAAGCGGAGACGACCCGACGCCACTCCGGAGGACAGGAGCTCGGGCAGGCCGGGCTCGAAGAACGGGGCGGAGCCGGCAGCCAGGGCGTCGATCTTGGCCTGGTCCACGTCGATGCCGATCACATCGTGGCCGAGCTCGGCCATCGCGGCGGCGTGGACGGCACCGAGGTAGCCGCAACCAATGACAGAAAGCTTCACAGGGTTTCTCCGAATCGTGGACGGGTGGGTGTCGCGTCGGCGACGGCGGGGGGAGCTGAATCCGGCGACGAGCCGCTCCGGGAGCGTTCTCTCACCGCGCCAATGCTCTCAGATCGCGGGAGATGTCGGCGACGGCGGCGGCGATCTGCTCGGCGACGCGGGTGTGCGTCGCCTCGCTGCGACCGATCGGATCGTCGATGTCGTCTCCCGCCGCTCCGCCGGGGGCGCGCCCCCGGTTCGCCGCGGCGAGGCGCACGACGCCGCGGAGCCGGGCTGCGGGATCCGCGACGACCGGGAGGGGGACCTCGGCGAGGACGAAGGGCAGCACCCGCGCGAACTCGAGCAGGGTGAAGCCCCGGAGCAGGATCGAGGGGAAGCTCCGTGCCGCATCGACGAGGTGGTCGCGGGTCATCGTGAGCATCACGTCGGCCTCCGCCACCAGACGCTCCGAGAGCCGGGCACTGGAGTGACCGGTCGGATCGCCGCCGTGCACGATGCTCAGCCGGGCGGAGGTCGGATCCATCGGGTAGCCGTCCCGCGTCTGCACCCCTGCGCTCCGGAACGAGAAGAGCGGGCCCCCGGCAGGAGAGGTCGCATCGCCCAGCTCGTGCCGCAGCAGCTGCTCGGACATCGGGGACCGGCAGATGTTGCCGGTGCAGACGGACAGGATCGT encodes the following:
- a CDS encoding VanZ family protein encodes the protein MSRSLTRLTLAVGAPYLAALALVAFWPVPVDSGVRGVLDRLLAAPARHGLGVIDYDLIERAANVALFVPLGVLVALHLRPRWAWLAVVIGAATSAVIETGQLLFLSDRFATTDDVVMNSLGAAIGAVLGSVVRAVLQHRERLARREDDLLVRAPLPGRV
- a CDS encoding UDP-glucose dehydrogenase family protein — encoded protein: MKLSVIGCGYLGAVHAAAMAELGHDVIGIDVDQAKIDALAAGSAPFFEPGLPELLSSGVASGRLRFSTNTADAAGAAVHFVAVGTPQKAGSNAADMRFVDSAIEGLLPHLTSDSLVVGKSTVPVGTAARLAEMIAPTGASLVWNPEFLREGFAVEDTISPDRLVYGVPSGEAGAAAKSVLDEVYATALAADTPLVVTDYATAELVKVSANAFLATKISFINAIAEIAEVTGADVTQLADAIGYDARIGRRFLNAGIGFGGGCLPKDIRAFSARADELGVGESVAFLREVDSINLRRRQRVVDLVVEGLGGSVEGKKIAVLGLAFKPESDDTRDSPSLDVASRFHDLGANVVATDPEAIENARRKYPDITYTTDVDEALRGADAVVVVTEWKQFRAIDPAVAGELVSNRFVVDGRNCLVPADWRAAGWEYRGLGR